In Nocardioides marinus, one DNA window encodes the following:
- a CDS encoding pyridoxamine 5'-phosphate oxidase family protein: MPSFEPGWDALPAPLLAMWTERHLCTLTTLRADGSPHVVPVGVALDPERECAWVITRGGSRKAAHLRTPGPVAACQVDGGRWSTLEGTAVATSDPADVARAVERYAARYRQPAENPARVALRIRVDRFLFGPGLLRD, encoded by the coding sequence GTGCCGTCCTTCGAGCCCGGCTGGGACGCCCTGCCCGCTCCGCTGCTGGCGATGTGGACCGAGCGGCACCTGTGCACGCTCACCACGCTCCGCGCCGACGGCTCCCCACACGTCGTGCCGGTGGGCGTCGCGCTCGACCCCGAGCGCGAGTGCGCCTGGGTGATCACCCGCGGCGGGTCGCGCAAGGCCGCCCACCTGCGCACGCCCGGCCCGGTGGCGGCCTGCCAGGTCGACGGCGGGCGGTGGTCCACGCTCGAGGGCACCGCGGTCGCGACCTCCGACCCCGCCGACGTGGCCCGGGCGGTCGAGCGGTACGCCGCGCGCTACCGCCAGCCCGCCGAGAACCCCGCCCGCGTGGCGCTGCGCATCCGCGTCGACCGGTTCCTCTTCGGGCCGGGCCTGCTGCGGGACTGA
- a CDS encoding alpha/beta hydrolase family protein, which yields MTMKRVAQAVTATVLAFLLVLLTTGASGEHPAEQVRGNLDGQRVRVNLPPTTEPKGVAIFFHGQGSNYNHKMDGTWLDALRRDGWVVASSMFHRENWGNPISTEDTMKLWDWAEQQGGGEVKLYIGASMGGTTSLNALVHGERKPACWYGVKPAVDMSTMGNVPGARRFISQAYDGQPYPRDRNPVDTAYKLAQTGATFRFVASPRDPFVPYELNSGEIVSRLNRFGADVSLRTVQGPHDDPSHYSAHDLVAFANECAGTESS from the coding sequence ATGACGATGAAGCGCGTCGCGCAGGCGGTGACCGCCACGGTCCTGGCGTTCCTGCTCGTGCTGCTGACCACCGGCGCGAGCGGGGAGCACCCCGCCGAGCAGGTTCGTGGCAACCTCGACGGCCAGCGGGTCCGGGTCAACCTCCCGCCGACCACCGAGCCCAAGGGCGTGGCGATCTTCTTCCACGGCCAGGGCTCCAACTACAACCACAAGATGGACGGCACCTGGCTCGACGCGCTGCGTCGCGACGGCTGGGTGGTGGCCTCCTCGATGTTCCACCGGGAGAACTGGGGCAACCCGATCTCCACCGAGGACACCATGAAGCTGTGGGACTGGGCCGAGCAGCAGGGCGGTGGCGAGGTCAAGCTCTACATCGGCGCCTCCATGGGCGGCACCACCTCGCTCAACGCGCTGGTGCACGGCGAGCGCAAGCCTGCCTGCTGGTACGGCGTCAAGCCGGCCGTGGACATGTCGACCATGGGCAACGTCCCCGGCGCCCGGCGCTTCATCTCCCAGGCCTACGACGGCCAGCCCTACCCGCGCGACCGCAACCCGGTCGACACCGCCTACAAGCTGGCGCAGACCGGCGCGACCTTCCGCTTCGTCGCCTCCCCGCGCGACCCGTTCGTGCCCTACGAGCTCAACAGCGGCGAGATCGTCTCCCGGCTCAACCGGTTCGGTGCCGACGTCTCGTTGCGCACCGTCCAGGGCCCCCACGACGACCCCTCGCACTACAGCGCCCACGACTTGGTGGCCTTCGCCAACGAGTGCGCCGGCACCGAGAGCTCCTGA
- a CDS encoding dolichyl-phosphate-mannose--protein mannosyltransferase, translating to MTSEALQREEQQEASVGLSSTADGRRVPSAWARARGRLPQEDPFIGWSAALALGLLALFLRLWRLGTPREFQFDETYYAKDAWALLQNGFVRGYVDDANDQILSGTTTDLWTEGPSMIVHPEVGKYLIGLGETLFGLDPFGWRVASAVVGSLMVVVMVRLARRLTGSTMLGLVAGLLLMLDGLHFVLSRLALLDIFVAFFLLCGVACVVNDRDWYRRRLARLLPSPPPASSWGPVRGLLVRPWLLLGGISFGLAIGTKWTALYPLAAFGLLAWAWSAGARRSFGVRRAWLRSLVADAPTAFVHLVVVAAATYLLTWTGWLVHAEEYEQHLSSTQYTQFSGSGHCDGESFVDDAPDRDARWPTATEPDASGLGEVTQSLRSLWYYHRDVYTFHTHFLNCSTHTYQSQPSGWLLLNRPVGVAADTGIEPGTRGCTAPAGSDCLRQVLLIGTPMIWWAGIVALAFAVLMWVGARDWRYGVVVAGAASTWLPWLLYDDRPIFLFYAVLILPFVVLALTLAIGRLIGPGREPTTRRTVGVVLAGSFLVLVLLNFAWFWPILTHELLTHSAWLDRIWFSRWI from the coding sequence GGGCCGGCTGCCGCAGGAGGACCCCTTCATCGGGTGGAGCGCGGCGCTCGCGCTCGGCCTGCTCGCGCTGTTCCTGCGACTGTGGCGGCTGGGGACTCCGCGGGAGTTCCAGTTCGACGAGACCTACTACGCCAAGGACGCCTGGGCGCTGCTGCAGAACGGCTTCGTGCGCGGCTACGTCGACGACGCCAACGACCAGATCCTGTCGGGCACGACCACGGACCTGTGGACCGAGGGTCCGTCGATGATCGTCCACCCCGAGGTGGGCAAGTACCTCATCGGTCTCGGGGAGACGCTCTTCGGCCTCGACCCCTTCGGCTGGCGGGTCGCCTCGGCCGTGGTCGGGTCGCTGATGGTCGTGGTGATGGTCCGCCTGGCGCGCCGACTCACCGGCTCGACGATGCTCGGCCTGGTCGCCGGCCTGCTGCTGATGCTCGACGGGTTGCACTTCGTGCTCTCCCGGCTGGCGCTGCTCGACATCTTCGTGGCGTTCTTCCTGCTGTGCGGCGTGGCCTGCGTCGTCAACGACCGCGACTGGTACCGCCGCCGGCTGGCGCGTCTGCTCCCCTCGCCGCCCCCGGCGTCCTCGTGGGGGCCGGTGCGCGGGCTGCTGGTGCGCCCCTGGCTGCTGCTGGGCGGCATCAGCTTCGGCCTGGCCATCGGCACGAAGTGGACCGCGCTCTACCCGCTGGCCGCCTTCGGGCTGCTGGCCTGGGCGTGGAGCGCGGGAGCACGCCGGTCCTTCGGCGTACGCCGGGCCTGGCTGCGCTCGCTGGTCGCCGACGCCCCGACGGCGTTCGTGCACCTGGTGGTGGTGGCCGCGGCGACGTACCTGCTGACCTGGACGGGCTGGTTGGTGCACGCCGAGGAGTACGAGCAGCACCTCTCCAGCACGCAGTACACCCAGTTCAGCGGCTCGGGGCACTGCGACGGCGAGTCCTTCGTCGACGACGCCCCCGACCGGGACGCCCGGTGGCCCACCGCGACCGAGCCGGACGCGAGCGGGCTGGGCGAGGTGACCCAGTCGCTGCGCTCGCTGTGGTACTACCACCGCGACGTCTACACCTTCCACACCCACTTCCTGAACTGCTCCACGCACACCTACCAGTCCCAGCCCTCGGGCTGGCTGCTGCTCAACCGGCCCGTCGGCGTGGCCGCCGACACCGGCATCGAGCCCGGGACGCGTGGCTGCACGGCGCCGGCCGGCAGCGACTGCCTGCGCCAGGTGCTCCTGATCGGGACGCCGATGATCTGGTGGGCCGGCATCGTGGCGCTCGCCTTCGCGGTGCTGATGTGGGTCGGGGCCCGCGACTGGCGCTACGGCGTCGTCGTCGCGGGGGCCGCCTCCACCTGGCTGCCGTGGCTGCTCTACGACGACCGGCCGATCTTCTTGTTCTACGCCGTGCTGATCCTGCCGTTCGTGGTGCTGGCGCTGACGCTGGCGATCGGGCGGCTGATCGGCCCGGGCCGCGAGCCCACCACCCGGCGTACGGTCGGGGTGGTGCTGGCCGGATCGTTCCTCGTGCTGGTGCTGCTGAACTTCGCGTGGTTCTGGCCGATCCTCACCCACGAGCTGCTGACCCACTCCGCCTGGCTGGACCGCATCTGGTTCAGCCGGTGGATCTGA
- a CDS encoding oxidoreductase, producing MSSDRPGLPDLTGRTYVVTGANSGLGLETARKLAAAGGHVVLAVRDTGKGEAAAAELDGSTEVAELDLADLSSVRAFAASWGEREITTLVNNAGIMMVAQGRTVDGFERQLGTNHLGHFALTNLLLPQVSDRVVTVSSGLHNGPQLDFDDLDLERSYKPTRAYQQSKLANLLFTAELQRRLSEAGSTVVAHACHPGYSATNLQSHHANPLMNKLMWLGNKVVATSAEFGARPTVHAVTADLPPNSYIGPSGFQGLRGAPGPNPRSAQARDVDAAGRLWEVSEERTGTAFPL from the coding sequence ATGAGCTCCGACCGTCCCGGCCTGCCCGACCTCACCGGCCGCACCTACGTCGTCACCGGCGCCAACTCCGGCCTCGGCCTGGAGACCGCCCGGAAGCTGGCGGCCGCCGGCGGCCACGTCGTGCTCGCGGTCCGGGACACCGGCAAGGGGGAGGCCGCCGCTGCGGAGCTCGACGGCTCGACCGAGGTGGCCGAGCTCGACCTGGCCGACCTGTCCTCGGTGCGGGCCTTCGCCGCGTCCTGGGGCGAGCGGGAGATCACCACGCTGGTCAACAACGCCGGCATCATGATGGTCGCGCAGGGGCGCACCGTCGACGGCTTCGAGCGCCAGCTCGGCACCAACCACCTCGGCCACTTCGCCCTCACCAACCTGCTGCTGCCGCAGGTCAGCGACCGCGTGGTCACGGTGTCCTCGGGCCTGCACAACGGCCCGCAGCTCGACTTCGACGACCTCGACCTCGAGCGCTCGTACAAGCCCACCCGCGCCTACCAGCAGTCCAAGCTGGCCAACCTGCTGTTCACCGCCGAGCTGCAGCGTCGGCTCAGCGAGGCGGGCAGCACGGTCGTCGCCCACGCCTGCCACCCCGGCTACAGCGCCACCAACCTGCAGAGCCACCACGCCAACCCGCTGATGAACAAGCTGATGTGGCTGGGCAACAAGGTCGTCGCCACCAGCGCGGAGTTCGGCGCCCGCCCGACCGTGCACGCGGTCACCGCCGACCTGCCGCCGAACTCCTACATCGGCCCCTCCGGCTTCCAGGGCCTGCGCGGCGCGCCGGGCCCCAACCCGCGCTCGGCGCAGGCGCGCGACGTCGACGCCGCTGGCCGGTTGTGGGAGGTCTCCGAGGAGCGCACGGGCACCGCGTTCCCCCTGTGA